A window of Aquitalea denitrificans contains these coding sequences:
- a CDS encoding polyprenyl synthetase family protein: MANESFIGWMTQIQQTMETALARFLPSADTLPQRLHQAMRYATLEGGKRVRPLLAFAAGELSGASAENLARVAAAVEMIHAYSLVHDDLPCMDDDVLRRGKPTCHVEYDEATALLVGDALQTLAFELIATPLEGVSPTSQLAMCHTLARASGHGGMAGGQAIDLSSVGQTLNLPELEFMHMLKTGALIRAAVLLGAMAGTPLSAKQTEQLDIFAKRIGLAFQVVDDVLDCEADTATLGKTAGKDAANDKPTYVSLMGLAEAKQFARELREQAFAALEDFGPAADRLKQLADYIVARSF; encoded by the coding sequence ATGGCCAATGAATCCTTCATCGGCTGGATGACGCAGATCCAGCAAACCATGGAAACCGCCCTCGCCCGCTTTCTGCCCTCGGCGGACACCTTGCCGCAGCGCCTGCATCAGGCCATGCGCTATGCCACGCTGGAAGGCGGCAAACGGGTGCGGCCGCTGCTGGCTTTTGCCGCAGGCGAATTAAGCGGTGCCAGCGCGGAAAACCTGGCACGCGTGGCGGCGGCGGTGGAGATGATCCACGCCTATTCGCTGGTACACGACGACCTGCCCTGCATGGACGACGATGTGCTGCGCCGTGGCAAGCCCACCTGTCATGTGGAGTACGACGAAGCCACTGCCCTGTTGGTGGGCGATGCCCTGCAAACCCTGGCATTCGAGCTGATTGCCACCCCGCTGGAAGGCGTGAGCCCGACCAGCCAGCTGGCCATGTGCCACACACTGGCGCGCGCTTCCGGCCATGGCGGCATGGCCGGTGGTCAGGCCATCGACCTCTCCAGCGTGGGCCAGACGCTGAACCTGCCCGAGCTGGAGTTCATGCACATGCTGAAAACCGGTGCGCTGATCCGCGCCGCGGTGCTGCTGGGCGCGATGGCCGGCACGCCCTTGAGCGCAAAGCAGACCGAACAGCTGGACATCTTTGCCAAGCGCATTGGCCTGGCCTTCCAGGTGGTGGATGACGTGCTGGACTGCGAAGCCGACACCGCCACGCTGGGCAAGACCGCCGGCAAGGACGCCGCCAACGACAAGCCCACTTACGTCAGCCTGATGGGCTTGGCCGAGGCCAAACAGTTTGCCCGCGAGCTGCGCGAGCAGGCCTTTGCCGCGCTGGAAGACTTTGGCCCGGCTGCCGATAGACTGAAACAACTGGCCGACTACATTGTGGCCCGCTCGTTTTAA
- the dxs gene encoding 1-deoxy-D-xylulose-5-phosphate synthase, whose product MTPLLDTIHQPSDLRALGRQQLPQLATELREFLVDTVSKTGGHFASNLGSIELTIALHYVFNTPDDRLVWDVGHQTYPHKILTGRRERMGSMRQKGGLAGFPKREESPYDTFGVGHSSTSIGAALGMAAAAKLQGLDRKCVAIIGDGAMTAGQAFEALNNAGAMDTNLLVILNDNDMSISPNVGALNNYLAKLMSGRFYAAMREGSSKVLGMAPPLKEIASKVEEHVKGFFTPGTLFEEFGFNYIGPIDGHDLDVLVDTLKNIRSLKGPQFLHIVTKKGHGYKLAENDPVKYHGVTKFDPANGLAGGKSGGKPQYTQVFGDWICDMAKLDKRLVGITPAMREGSGLVRFEKEHPDRYFDVAIAEQHAVTFAAGLACDGAKPVVAIYSTFLQRGYDQLIHDVALQNLPVMFAIDRAGLVGADGPTHAGAFDISFLRCIPNMTVLAPSDENECRQLLYTAFCMDSPTAVRYPRGVGPGVEIQQEMSALPVGKGVLRRSGQGKVAILAFGSMVAPALAAAEALDASVADMRFVKPLDTGLIRQLAETHDYIVTVEENVVMGGAGSGCLEAMQAMGIVKPALLLGLPDDYVEHGDPTVLLADCGLNAAGIEESIRNWLPQQ is encoded by the coding sequence ATGACTCCGCTGCTCGACACCATTCATCAGCCCTCCGACCTGCGTGCGCTGGGCCGCCAGCAACTGCCGCAACTGGCGACGGAACTGCGCGAATTCCTGGTCGATACGGTCAGCAAGACCGGTGGCCATTTTGCGTCCAACCTGGGCAGCATCGAGCTGACCATCGCCCTACACTATGTGTTCAACACCCCGGACGACCGTCTGGTATGGGACGTGGGTCACCAGACTTATCCGCACAAGATTCTCACCGGCCGCCGCGAGCGCATGGGCAGCATGCGGCAGAAAGGTGGGCTGGCGGGCTTCCCCAAGCGCGAGGAATCCCCTTACGACACTTTTGGCGTCGGCCATTCGTCCACCTCCATCGGTGCGGCGCTGGGCATGGCGGCCGCCGCCAAACTGCAAGGGCTGGACCGCAAATGCGTGGCCATCATCGGCGATGGCGCGATGACCGCCGGTCAGGCTTTCGAAGCGCTGAACAACGCCGGGGCGATGGATACCAACCTGCTGGTCATCCTCAACGACAACGATATGTCGATTTCGCCCAATGTGGGCGCGCTGAACAATTATCTGGCCAAGCTGATGTCAGGCCGCTTTTACGCCGCCATGCGCGAGGGCTCCAGCAAGGTGCTGGGCATGGCCCCGCCCTTGAAGGAAATTGCCAGCAAGGTGGAAGAGCACGTCAAGGGCTTCTTCACCCCCGGTACGCTGTTCGAGGAATTCGGCTTCAACTATATCGGCCCGATCGACGGGCACGATCTGGACGTGCTGGTGGATACGCTGAAGAACATCCGCAGCCTGAAAGGGCCGCAGTTCCTGCATATCGTCACCAAGAAGGGCCACGGCTACAAACTGGCCGAGAACGACCCGGTGAAATACCACGGCGTCACCAAGTTCGACCCGGCCAATGGCCTGGCCGGTGGCAAGAGTGGTGGCAAGCCGCAGTACACCCAGGTGTTTGGCGACTGGATTTGCGATATGGCCAAGCTGGACAAGCGTCTGGTGGGCATCACCCCGGCCATGCGCGAAGGCTCCGGCCTGGTGCGTTTCGAGAAGGAGCACCCGGACCGCTACTTCGACGTGGCCATTGCCGAGCAGCATGCGGTCACCTTTGCCGCCGGCCTCGCCTGTGATGGTGCCAAGCCGGTGGTGGCGATTTACTCCACCTTCCTGCAACGCGGCTACGACCAGCTGATCCACGATGTGGCGCTGCAGAATCTGCCGGTAATGTTTGCCATCGACCGCGCTGGTCTGGTGGGTGCCGACGGCCCCACACATGCCGGTGCCTTCGACATTTCCTTCCTGCGCTGCATTCCCAACATGACGGTGCTGGCTCCATCTGACGAAAACGAATGCCGCCAACTGCTGTACACCGCCTTCTGCATGGACAGCCCCACCGCCGTGCGCTACCCGCGCGGCGTAGGCCCCGGCGTGGAGATCCAGCAGGAAATGAGCGCCCTGCCGGTAGGCAAGGGTGTATTGCGTCGCAGCGGCCAGGGCAAGGTGGCGATTCTGGCTTTTGGCAGCATGGTGGCACCGGCACTGGCAGCCGCAGAAGCGCTGGATGCCTCGGTAGCCGACATGCGCTTTGTCAAACCGCTGGATACCGGCCTGATCCGCCAGCTGGCAGAAACGCATGACTACATCGTCACCGTGGAAGAAAACGTGGTGATGGGCGGCGCAGGCTCTGGCTGTCTGGAGGCCATGCAGGCCATGGGCATCGTCAAGCCTGCCTTGCTGCTGGGCCTGCCGGACGACTATGTTGAACATGGCGACCCCACGGTATTGCTGGCTGATTGCGGCCTGAATGCAGCGGGCATTGAAGAGAGCATCCGCAACTGGTTGCCCCAACAATAA
- the dsbD gene encoding protein-disulfide reductase DsbD yields MPHSLLRLLSPLWRLLALLSLLGVSTTTLAVNQEDLLPPDKAFAVSVERQPDHLLVQLKVADSYYVYRDRLSFTTEPAGLLGSPVLPAGQIKQDAFFGKQVIYHGPQLIKLPLHAGAPAQFKLHVKLQGCSTAGVCYPPYTHHLDINAYGSASNGSNSWLADAAAGKPAGSGGNLAAKGWLAALGSFFLAGIGMAFTACMYPLLPIVSSLIAGEGQHITRRRGFWLSLTYVQGLALSYTVIGIIAGLTGSLLTVWLQQPAVILSASVLMVVFALSMFDLYTIQLPSALQSRLADASNRLSGGKLATVFAMGVLSALIIGPCVAPPLALALGYIGSTGDAVLGGAALYAMALGLGLPLILIGTFGGHVLPRAGGWMKAVKSTFGVLMLGLAIWMARPFLPAALVLLLWAALCVGAAVFLKAFETLPGNAHISHKLGKGLGLMLFLVGAAQLAGALAGETDPRYPLKWLAGNKAQASASQQPMFAPIGSSAELDSKLAEARAAGKPLLLDFYADWCVSCKEMESDTFPAAAVASKLQGYVLLRADVTTNLPAHQALLKRFGLYGPPGIILFDANGKERDRIIGFTPAEAFAARL; encoded by the coding sequence ATGCCGCACTCCCTGTTACGCCTGTTATCCCCCTTGTGGCGCCTGCTGGCGCTGCTCAGCCTGCTTGGTGTCAGCACAACCACCCTGGCAGTGAATCAGGAAGACCTGCTCCCCCCGGACAAGGCTTTTGCCGTCAGCGTGGAACGCCAGCCGGACCACCTGCTGGTGCAGCTGAAAGTGGCCGACAGTTATTACGTCTACCGTGACCGGCTATCCTTCACCACCGAGCCGGCCGGCCTGCTGGGCAGCCCGGTGCTGCCGGCGGGCCAGATCAAGCAGGACGCTTTCTTTGGCAAGCAGGTGATTTACCACGGCCCGCAGCTGATCAAGCTGCCCTTGCATGCCGGTGCGCCCGCGCAGTTCAAGCTGCATGTAAAGCTGCAGGGCTGCTCTACTGCCGGGGTGTGCTACCCGCCCTATACCCATCATCTGGACATCAATGCCTACGGCAGTGCCAGCAATGGCAGCAACAGCTGGCTGGCGGATGCTGCTGCGGGAAAGCCGGCGGGTAGTGGCGGCAATCTGGCGGCCAAGGGCTGGCTGGCCGCGCTGGGCAGCTTTTTCTTGGCTGGCATCGGCATGGCCTTTACCGCCTGCATGTATCCGCTGCTACCCATTGTTTCCTCACTGATTGCCGGTGAAGGCCAGCACATCACCCGCCGGCGCGGCTTCTGGCTGTCGCTGACTTATGTGCAGGGACTGGCGCTCAGCTATACCGTCATCGGCATCATTGCCGGGCTCACCGGTTCGCTGCTTACCGTCTGGCTGCAGCAACCAGCCGTCATCCTGAGTGCCAGCGTACTGATGGTGGTATTTGCGCTGTCCATGTTCGATCTCTACACCATCCAGCTGCCGTCTGCCCTGCAGTCCCGGCTGGCCGATGCCTCCAACCGCCTGTCCGGTGGCAAGTTGGCCACGGTGTTTGCCATGGGTGTGCTGTCGGCACTGATCATCGGCCCCTGCGTGGCCCCGCCGCTGGCGCTGGCGCTGGGTTATATCGGTAGCACCGGCGACGCAGTGCTGGGTGGTGCCGCCCTGTATGCGATGGCACTGGGACTGGGCCTGCCGCTGATCCTGATCGGCACCTTTGGCGGCCATGTGCTGCCACGTGCCGGTGGCTGGATGAAGGCAGTGAAAAGTACCTTCGGGGTGCTGATGCTGGGTCTGGCCATCTGGATGGCCAGACCCTTCCTGCCGGCTGCACTGGTACTGCTGCTGTGGGCGGCGCTGTGTGTGGGGGCTGCAGTCTTCCTCAAGGCCTTTGAAACCCTGCCAGGCAATGCCCACATCAGCCACAAGCTGGGCAAGGGCCTGGGCCTGATGCTGTTTCTGGTGGGCGCGGCCCAGCTAGCCGGCGCACTGGCCGGGGAAACCGACCCACGCTACCCGCTGAAATGGCTGGCCGGTAACAAGGCCCAGGCCAGTGCCAGCCAGCAACCGATGTTTGCCCCGATAGGTAGCAGCGCCGAGCTGGACAGCAAGCTGGCTGAGGCCCGGGCTGCCGGCAAGCCGCTGCTGCTGGATTTCTATGCCGACTGGTGTGTCTCTTGCAAGGAAATGGAAAGCGACACCTTCCCCGCAGCCGCCGTAGCCAGCAAGCTGCAAGGCTATGTGCTGCTGCGCGCCGATGTCACCACCAACCTGCCAGCGCATCAGGCCCTGCTCAAGCGCTTTGGCCTGTACGGCCCGCCGGGCATCATCCTGTTTGACGCCAATGGCAAGGAGCGCGACCGCATCATCGGCTTTACCCCGGCCGAGGCCTTCGCCGCGCGGCTGTAA
- a CDS encoding AI-2E family transporter has protein sequence MPLQFGSGGMLRRHHRHPDLFMTPKPFPSISVMAVLRIAVMGLLILSCLKVIQPFLGALTWAAIIAISAWPLFTRLRLRLNGRAKLAAVIIVGALSLTLAIPIGLMALTLADTIPQLASMSRDLTSIHLPDAPAWVNTLPLVGESLHKFWMSVQLDLPGFIDKIRPAINKAALWALESGASASLSMLEIVLAIVIAGLLLINGDKLWDAAELAISKLGGATADELPEVIARTIRSVTTGVVGTALAQTVLCVIGLLIAGVPGALVLGFLCFIVAVAQLPTLIIWLPAAAWVFYSGATGMGIFLLLWGFLLVNTIDNVLKPLLISQGAQMPLSIIFMGVIGGLLAWGLLGLFIGPTLLAVGFTLFRHWLRPEDYPELPEDTEQPCGPAEQPR, from the coding sequence ATGCCGCTACAATTCGGCTCTGGCGGCATGCTGCGCCGCCATCACCGCCACCCGGACCTTTTCATGACGCCCAAACCCTTTCCCAGCATCAGTGTGATGGCCGTGTTGCGCATCGCCGTGATGGGCCTGCTCATCCTGTCCTGCCTCAAGGTCATTCAGCCGTTTCTGGGTGCGCTGACCTGGGCCGCCATCATTGCCATTTCTGCCTGGCCGCTGTTTACCCGGCTGCGCCTGCGGCTCAATGGCCGCGCCAAGCTGGCGGCGGTCATCATTGTGGGTGCGCTGTCGCTGACGCTGGCCATTCCCATCGGCCTGATGGCGCTGACGCTGGCCGATACCATTCCGCAGCTGGCGTCCATGTCGCGTGACCTCACCAGCATTCACCTGCCCGATGCCCCGGCCTGGGTCAACACCCTGCCGCTGGTGGGCGAGTCGCTGCACAAGTTCTGGATGAGCGTGCAACTGGACCTGCCGGGCTTTATCGACAAAATCCGCCCGGCCATCAACAAGGCCGCCTTGTGGGCACTGGAAAGCGGGGCTTCGGCCAGCCTGAGCATGCTGGAAATCGTGCTGGCCATCGTGATTGCCGGCCTGTTGCTGATCAATGGTGACAAGCTGTGGGACGCCGCCGAACTGGCCATCAGCAAGCTGGGCGGCGCCACGGCAGACGAATTGCCCGAGGTGATTGCCCGTACCATCCGCAGCGTCACCACCGGCGTGGTGGGCACCGCGCTGGCGCAAACCGTGCTGTGCGTGATCGGCCTGTTGATTGCCGGAGTGCCTGGCGCACTGGTGCTGGGTTTCCTGTGCTTCATCGTGGCGGTGGCCCAGCTGCCCACGCTGATCATCTGGCTGCCTGCCGCGGCCTGGGTGTTTTACTCAGGCGCCACCGGCATGGGTATTTTCCTGCTGCTGTGGGGTTTTTTGCTGGTCAACACCATCGACAATGTGCTCAAGCCGCTGCTGATCAGCCAGGGCGCGCAAATGCCCTTGTCCATCATTTTCATGGGGGTGATTGGCGGCTTGCTGGCCTGGGGCCTGCTGGGCCTGTTTATCGGCCCTACCCTGCTGGCGGTGGGCTTTACCCTGTTCCGTCACTGGCTGCGGCCGGAAGACTACCCGGAACTGCCGGAAGATACCGAGCAGCCGTGCGGGCCGGCTGAACAACCCCGCTAA
- a CDS encoding SDR family NAD(P)-dependent oxidoreductase — translation MSHPPCILITGCSSGIGYHTAKLFSQRGWRVFASCRSAADVERLQAEGLESLQLDVTDSASIHRALQTVLGQTGGRLDALFNNAGFGQPGAVEDIHRQAMREQFETNLFGPWELTNAVLPVMRAQGHGRIIYNSSILGFAAMRWRGAYNASKFAMEGMCDTLRQELHGTGIFVSLVEPGPIESRFRPNALQRFLKNIDVVGSVHRAEYERQLVRLKKEGHAAPFTLPATAVGEAVWQAVNARRPKARYRITKPTKVFWVLRRLLSTRAFDWALRKAV, via the coding sequence GTGTCCCACCCCCCTTGCATTCTGATTACCGGCTGCTCCAGCGGTATTGGCTATCACACGGCAAAACTGTTCTCCCAGCGCGGCTGGCGCGTATTTGCCAGCTGCCGCAGCGCTGCCGATGTTGAGCGGCTACAGGCCGAGGGACTGGAAAGCTTGCAACTGGATGTTACCGACAGCGCTTCCATTCACCGCGCACTGCAAACCGTGCTGGGGCAGACTGGCGGTCGGCTGGACGCCCTGTTCAACAATGCAGGTTTCGGCCAGCCCGGTGCGGTAGAGGACATTCACCGCCAGGCCATGCGCGAGCAGTTCGAAACCAATCTGTTCGGCCCGTGGGAACTCACCAACGCCGTACTGCCCGTCATGCGGGCCCAGGGCCATGGCCGCATCATCTATAACAGCTCGATTCTGGGTTTTGCCGCCATGCGCTGGCGCGGCGCCTACAACGCCAGCAAGTTCGCCATGGAAGGCATGTGCGACACCCTGCGCCAGGAGCTGCACGGTACGGGGATTTTTGTGTCGCTGGTGGAGCCGGGGCCGATTGAAAGCCGCTTCCGCCCCAATGCCTTGCAGCGCTTTCTGAAAAATATCGATGTGGTTGGCAGCGTGCATCGCGCGGAGTACGAACGCCAACTGGTGCGCCTGAAAAAAGAAGGCCACGCCGCGCCATTCACCCTGCCCGCCACCGCCGTGGGCGAGGCGGTATGGCAAGCAGTCAACGCCCGCCGTCCCAAGGCCCGCTACCGCATCACCAAGCCCACCAAGGTGTTCTGGGTACTGCGTCGCCTGCTGTCCACCCGCGCTTTTGACTGGGCGCTGCGCAAGGCGGTGTAA
- a CDS encoding alpha/beta fold hydrolase, whose protein sequence is MQDIIHFSHANSFPAPVYGKLLRALGQHYQLGWLDCIGHDPRYPVTDCWPHLVDETIAVLSRYRQPVIGVGHSLGGYLLFYAAIRAPELFKALVILDSPLMGPRRAGFIWLAKKLGLIARITPGGNTLGRRDSWASVEMMHDYFARKPAFARFDPDCLADYALHGSEDDGQGGRRLRFRPQIEHQIYCGLPHDFPRYRGQLTVPTAFVAASRHDVVRPSDLRYMQRHFGMQLHEVAGSHLFPLEAPQQTAQTILQLLPGLQAAAQ, encoded by the coding sequence ATGCAGGACATCATTCATTTTTCCCATGCCAACAGCTTCCCCGCCCCGGTGTACGGCAAGCTGCTGCGTGCACTGGGCCAGCACTACCAACTGGGCTGGCTGGATTGCATCGGCCACGACCCGCGCTATCCGGTGACGGACTGCTGGCCGCATCTGGTGGACGAAACCATTGCTGTGCTCAGCCGCTACCGCCAGCCAGTGATTGGCGTGGGTCATTCACTGGGCGGCTATCTGCTGTTTTATGCGGCCATCCGCGCACCGGAACTGTTCAAGGCATTGGTGATCCTGGATTCGCCGCTGATGGGGCCACGCCGAGCCGGTTTCATCTGGCTGGCCAAGAAACTGGGGCTGATAGCCCGCATCACCCCCGGTGGCAATACCCTGGGACGGCGCGACAGCTGGGCCAGCGTGGAAATGATGCACGACTACTTTGCCCGCAAGCCGGCGTTTGCCCGTTTCGATCCGGACTGCCTGGCCGACTACGCCTTGCACGGCAGCGAGGACGATGGCCAGGGTGGGCGGCGGCTGCGCTTTCGGCCGCAGATCGAGCACCAGATCTACTGCGGCCTGCCGCATGATTTTCCACGCTATCGGGGGCAGTTGACGGTGCCGACGGCTTTTGTGGCCGCCAGCCGGCACGATGTGGTGCGCCCGTCCGACCTGCGCTACATGCAGCGGCACTTTGGCATGCAGCTGCATGAAGTGGCGGGCAGCCATCTGTTTCCACTGGAAGCGCCACAGCAGACGGCGCAGACCATTCTGCAATTGCTGCCCGGCCTGCAGGCCGCGGCTCAGTAA
- a CDS encoding MgtC/SapB family protein, which produces MGSFDLATWLNLKGSPFEALPLFVTSLAIGLLMGVERERKHHTLAGIRTFPLTAIFGTLAAMLDAPTHGVLLQTVGLLAVASFGFLPERCADSDKTEPRTTTVASLLVIYCLGALVWHGYGGVAVAVGIVATALLYLKPELSGLTHKLDRRDLLSLLQFAALSFIVLPLLPNRTFGPYQAVNPHQVWLMVTLIVGISLSGYLAVKLLGQKVGGPLLGILGGLVSSTATSLIYAREARANPLSLNLGTAVILLANLVLFVRLLVLAAVVQTSVLPAAAWVLLPGLLCGLSTALWQLRQHNNGQPQPELQLSNPSEMKLALGFGAMFALVMFCAAWLNAEFGSKGVYVVALISGLNDVDAISLTAFNLFGENRLDGQQVATTLALAISANNVFKFSLIASLGGSALARRCLPTLLAASGGMLAGLLVLASSY; this is translated from the coding sequence ATGGGCAGTTTTGATCTGGCAACATGGCTGAACCTCAAAGGCAGCCCTTTCGAGGCGCTGCCGCTGTTTGTCACCAGTCTGGCCATCGGCCTGTTGATGGGGGTGGAGCGCGAACGCAAGCACCACACCCTGGCGGGCATCCGCACCTTTCCGCTCACCGCCATCTTCGGCACCCTGGCCGCCATGCTGGATGCCCCCACGCATGGCGTGCTGCTGCAAACCGTCGGCCTGCTGGCCGTGGCCTCCTTCGGCTTTCTGCCGGAACGCTGCGCCGACAGCGACAAGACCGAGCCGCGCACCACCACCGTGGCCTCCTTGCTGGTCATCTACTGCCTGGGCGCGCTGGTATGGCACGGATATGGCGGCGTTGCCGTAGCAGTGGGCATTGTTGCCACCGCCCTGCTCTACCTCAAGCCCGAGCTGTCCGGCCTCACCCACAAACTGGACCGGCGCGACCTGCTGTCGCTGCTGCAGTTTGCTGCCCTGTCCTTCATCGTCCTGCCCTTGCTGCCCAACCGCACCTTCGGCCCCTATCAGGCGGTGAACCCGCATCAGGTGTGGCTGATGGTGACACTGATCGTGGGCATCAGCCTGTCCGGCTATCTGGCAGTCAAATTACTGGGGCAGAAAGTGGGTGGCCCGCTGCTGGGCATACTGGGCGGCTTGGTGTCCTCTACCGCCACCAGCCTGATCTACGCCCGCGAAGCACGCGCCAATCCGCTGTCGCTCAACCTGGGTACGGCCGTCATCCTGCTGGCCAATCTGGTGCTGTTTGTGCGGCTGCTGGTGCTGGCCGCAGTGGTACAAACCAGTGTGCTACCGGCGGCTGCCTGGGTGTTGCTGCCCGGCCTGCTGTGCGGGTTGAGCACGGCACTGTGGCAGCTGCGCCAGCACAATAACGGCCAGCCACAGCCGGAGCTGCAACTGAGCAACCCTTCCGAAATGAAGCTGGCACTAGGCTTTGGTGCCATGTTTGCGCTGGTGATGTTTTGCGCCGCCTGGCTGAATGCCGAATTCGGCAGCAAGGGTGTGTATGTGGTGGCGCTGATTTCCGGCCTTAACGATGTGGATGCCATCTCGCTGACGGCTTTCAACCTGTTTGGTGAAAACCGGCTGGACGGCCAGCAAGTGGCTACTACGTTGGCGCTGGCTATCAGCGCCAACAATGTGTTCAAGTTCAGCCTGATTGCCAGCCTGGGCGGCAGTGCGCTGGCGCGCCGCTGCCTGCCGACCCTACTGGCGGCCAGCGGCGGCATGCTGGCCGGTTTGCTGGTGCTGGCCAGCAGTTACTGA
- a CDS encoding IS481 family transposase, with protein sequence MIVKLHKQARTTPAIREEIRNAAGTLAELAARFNVSIPTVMKWKNRDSVQDRSHTAHRLQTTLTPAQERIAVELRKVVKLGLDDLLVVVREFLNPNVSRSGLDRCLRRHGVGSLRDLEATPAKRPSKPFKAYDPGYFHIDVKYLPQMPDETSRRYLFVAIDRATRWVFVQVKSNKTAGAARVFLNALQKAAPCHVRTILTDNGSEFTDRLFNKQKQASGEHEFDLLCDALGIEHRLTKPRSPQTNGMVERFNGRISDVLATHRFESGKDLAETLERYVLLYNQHLPQLALQHRTPIQAMKDWQKQQPDLFKKHVSNRPGLDT encoded by the coding sequence ATGATCGTCAAACTGCACAAACAAGCCCGCACCACGCCGGCTATCCGCGAAGAAATCCGCAACGCGGCCGGCACCCTGGCCGAACTGGCGGCGCGCTTCAACGTCAGCATTCCCACCGTCATGAAGTGGAAGAACCGCGACTCGGTTCAAGACCGCTCGCATACCGCCCATCGGCTACAAACCACGCTGACGCCTGCCCAGGAACGTATCGCTGTCGAGTTACGCAAGGTGGTCAAGCTCGGCCTGGATGACCTGCTGGTCGTCGTTCGCGAGTTTCTGAACCCCAACGTTTCGCGTTCCGGGCTAGACCGCTGCTTACGCCGTCACGGTGTAGGCAGCCTGCGCGACCTGGAAGCTACGCCGGCTAAACGCCCCAGTAAGCCGTTCAAGGCCTACGACCCCGGTTACTTCCATATCGACGTCAAATACTTGCCGCAGATGCCTGATGAGACATCCCGCCGCTATCTCTTTGTCGCCATCGACCGCGCGACGCGCTGGGTGTTTGTGCAGGTCAAGTCAAACAAGACCGCGGGCGCCGCTCGGGTGTTTCTGAACGCCTTACAAAAGGCAGCACCATGCCATGTGCGGACGATCCTGACCGATAACGGCAGCGAGTTCACCGACCGGCTGTTCAACAAGCAGAAGCAAGCGAGCGGCGAGCATGAGTTCGATCTGCTGTGCGACGCGCTCGGCATCGAGCACCGGCTGACCAAGCCGCGCAGCCCGCAGACAAACGGCATGGTCGAGCGCTTCAACGGCCGGATCAGCGATGTGCTGGCGACGCACCGCTTCGAATCTGGCAAAGATCTGGCCGAGACGCTGGAGCGTTATGTACTGCTTTACAACCAGCATTTGCCACAATTGGCGCTACAGCATCGGACACCGATTCAGGCCATGAAAGATTGGCAAAAGCAGCAGCCTGATTTATTCAAAAAGCACGTGAGCAATCGTCCGGGACTGGACACCTAG
- a CDS encoding exodeoxyribonuclease VII small subunit yields MAKSAKAPASFETALAQLEDIIQAMEGGDVPLETALASYKQGIELIKFCQGKLSDAEQQLKILENDELKPLDLSNGQ; encoded by the coding sequence ATGGCGAAATCCGCCAAAGCCCCGGCCAGCTTTGAAACCGCGCTGGCGCAGCTGGAGGACATCATCCAGGCGATGGAAGGCGGCGATGTGCCGCTGGAAACGGCGCTCGCGTCCTACAAGCAAGGCATCGAGCTGATCAAGTTCTGCCAGGGCAAATTGTCCGACGCCGAGCAGCAATTGAAAATTCTGGAAAACGACGAACTCAAACCGCTGGACCTCAGTAATGGCCAATGA
- a CDS encoding alpha/beta hydrolase → MKAAQTDKRFKAVATLSMFNSGRVRRNGFMDSQLSSVQARLQQASEARAQEAAGGKALYANDVVLTDEQIAKLPFEMYRQGFEYYGKTHMHPNASAKYTLSSLLDLMSFDATNQIELINQPLLMIAGSKADSLYMSEDAFSKATGTKDKELFKIDGATHIETYWLPKYVNTAVAKLTQFYARTL, encoded by the coding sequence TTGAAAGCAGCTCAAACGGACAAACGCTTCAAGGCAGTTGCCACGTTAAGCATGTTCAATTCCGGTCGCGTACGCCGCAATGGCTTTATGGATTCCCAGCTCTCCAGCGTCCAGGCTCGATTACAGCAGGCTTCCGAAGCCCGGGCGCAGGAGGCTGCTGGCGGAAAAGCCCTCTATGCCAATGACGTGGTACTCACCGATGAGCAGATTGCAAAACTTCCCTTCGAAATGTACCGCCAGGGTTTTGAGTATTACGGCAAAACCCACATGCACCCGAACGCTAGTGCGAAATACACCCTGAGCAGTCTGCTGGACTTGATGAGTTTTGATGCAACGAATCAGATTGAGCTTATCAATCAACCTTTGCTGATGATTGCCGGCAGCAAGGCCGATAGCCTTTATATGAGCGAAGATGCCTTCTCGAAAGCAACAGGCACCAAAGATAAGGAGCTATTCAAAATTGATGGTGCGACCCACATCGAAACGTACTGGCTGCCCAAATATGTGAATACTGCGGTGGCCAAGTTGACGCAGTTTTACGCAAGAACGCTTTAA